A region of Acidobacteriota bacterium DNA encodes the following proteins:
- a CDS encoding protein-disulfide reductase DsbD family protein, whose product MIIRRILALALCVFPAAVMVSGQEIPAGTEDAPIVVVAPILSADGVPAGGTIKLAVKARIIPGWHINGPVQDDPFIIPSVLSCEEMEGLTVVETFYPEARIARFGYSDGEIAFYDGDIVLGFLMQAAENAPAGPVTIKGRLSYQACDDESCLPPKSEPFEIEVVVVAAGTATTELHSEIFAGIEFKKK is encoded by the coding sequence ATGATAATTCGAAGAATTCTCGCACTGGCTCTCTGTGTTTTCCCCGCGGCGGTCATGGTCTCAGGCCAGGAGATTCCGGCCGGGACCGAGGACGCGCCCATCGTCGTCGTCGCGCCGATTCTCTCGGCGGACGGCGTCCCCGCCGGCGGGACGATCAAGCTCGCCGTGAAGGCCCGGATCATTCCGGGTTGGCACATCAACGGACCGGTCCAGGATGATCCGTTCATCATCCCCTCGGTTCTGTCCTGCGAGGAGATGGAGGGGTTGACCGTCGTCGAAACATTCTATCCCGAGGCCCGCATCGCCCGGTTCGGCTATTCCGACGGCGAAATCGCGTTTTACGACGGGGACATCGTCCTGGGGTTTCTTATGCAGGCCGCCGAAAACGCTCCGGCCGGCCCGGTGACGATCAAGGGGCGGCTGAGCTACCAGGCCTGCGACGATGAGAGCTGCCTGCCGCCCAAGTCTGAGCCGTTCGAAATCGAAGTCGTCGTTGTTGCGGCCGGAACGGCGACCACCGAACTCCACAGCGAAATATTCGCCGGGATCGAGTTCAAGAAGAAATGA
- a CDS encoding carboxymuconolactone decarboxylase family protein, producing the protein MSGRVELAGRKASRIENEESMSEQKDIPHEACCAEGSGTPDRALDMFQDFMSAALKPGALDVVTKELIAVALGLAVNCVPCSKIHIRKARDMGIGDAELEEAAALAAAFGGCRAMMLWNELKEADAGLK; encoded by the coding sequence ATGTCGGGGCGGGTCGAACTCGCCGGGCGTAAAGCCTCCCGGATTGAAAATGAGGAATCCATGAGCGAACAAAAAGACATCCCGCACGAGGCCTGCTGCGCCGAAGGCTCCGGAACGCCGGACAGGGCCCTGGACATGTTCCAGGATTTCATGAGCGCGGCGCTCAAACCCGGCGCCCTCGATGTCGTCACCAAAGAGCTTATCGCCGTGGCCCTCGGACTTGCGGTCAACTGCGTCCCCTGTTCGAAAATCCACATCCGCAAGGCCCGGGATATGGGCATCGGCGACGCGGAGCTCGAGGAAGCCGCGGCGCTGGCCGCGGCCTTCGGCGGCTGCCGGGCGATGATGCTGTGGAACGAACTCAAGGAAGCCGATGCCGGCTTGAAATGA
- a CDS encoding sigma-70 family RNA polymerase sigma factor, whose translation MADIQASRKANTAAETAGIMNPPAALTEQEALERVRRGDKNAYHVIVETYMRRIQSVALGFVHNQQDAMDIAQDAFVRAYRSIRRYDPSRPFFPWIYEIVKNLSLNHLRRRPAALSVPLDREPVLQNHEEDWEMKEVLWREIQALPIDPREMVLLKYFQHMSCREIAHMLGKPEGTVMSTLHGARIRLKKALAGYMRREAEGEPR comes from the coding sequence ATGGCGGACATTCAGGCATCCCGGAAAGCGAACACCGCGGCGGAAACGGCCGGCATCATGAATCCGCCTGCGGCGCTCACCGAGCAGGAAGCCCTCGAGCGCGTCCGCCGGGGCGACAAAAATGCTTATCACGTGATCGTCGAGACCTACATGCGGAGGATCCAGTCCGTCGCCCTGGGCTTCGTTCACAATCAGCAGGACGCCATGGACATCGCCCAGGACGCCTTCGTCCGCGCCTATCGATCCATCCGGCGCTATGATCCCAGCCGGCCGTTCTTTCCCTGGATCTACGAGATCGTGAAGAATCTCTCGCTCAACCACCTGCGCCGCAGGCCGGCCGCCCTTTCCGTTCCCCTGGATCGGGAACCCGTTCTCCAAAACCACGAGGAGGACTGGGAGATGAAAGAGGTCCTGTGGCGGGAAATCCAGGCTCTCCCCATCGACCCGAGGGAAATGGTTCTCCTGAAATATTTCCAGCACATGTCGTGCCGCGAGATCGCCCACATGCTGGGAAAACCGGAAGGAACCGTCATGTCGACGCTGCACGGGGCACGGATCCGGCTGAAAAAAGCCCTGGCCGGATACATGAGGAGGGAAGCCGAAGGAGAACCGCGATGA
- a CDS encoding zf-HC2 domain-containing protein produces the protein MTLDHKAVMDLMPSYLEGELSGDRKAAVEAHLASCPDCRKEYEEMNKFERVMSRVALKSPPEEAWRGFGLSVYNRLERRIGWILLSLGAAILLFFAAFEAVKGLIHDPSLPLIVKAGILLALAGLAVLIVSLVRERYYVNKRERYKEIEQ, from the coding sequence ATGACGTTGGACCACAAGGCCGTCATGGACCTCATGCCCTCTTACCTTGAGGGCGAACTGTCCGGAGACCGGAAAGCGGCCGTCGAGGCCCACCTCGCGTCCTGTCCGGACTGCCGAAAGGAGTACGAGGAGATGAACAAATTCGAGCGTGTCATGAGCCGGGTGGCTTTGAAATCTCCGCCGGAGGAAGCCTGGCGCGGATTCGGGCTGTCCGTCTACAACCGTCTGGAGCGGCGGATCGGCTGGATTCTCCTGTCTCTGGGAGCCGCGATCCTTCTCTTTTTCGCCGCCTTCGAAGCCGTCAAAGGCCTCATCCACGACCCCTCGCTCCCCCTGATCGTCAAGGCCGGCATTCTTCTTGCTCTGGCCGGGCTGGCCGTTCTCATCGTGTCCCTCGTCCGGGAACGGTATTATGTCAACAAGCGCGAACGTTACAAGGAGATCGAACAATGA
- a CDS encoding YbjQ family protein, with the protein MIMVTTESVPGKTIVKSLGIVKGNTIRARHLGRDIKALLRNLVGGEIRDYTKMMAESREQAIDRMIAEAEGLGADAVINVRFATSMIMQGAAEIIAYGTAVTLE; encoded by the coding sequence ATGATCATGGTCACGACGGAGAGCGTCCCGGGAAAAACGATCGTCAAATCCCTCGGCATCGTCAAGGGCAACACCATCCGCGCCCGCCACCTCGGCCGCGATATCAAAGCCCTGCTGAGAAATCTCGTCGGAGGCGAAATCCGCGACTACACCAAGATGATGGCCGAATCCCGCGAACAGGCCATCGACCGGATGATCGCCGAAGCCGAAGGTCTCGGCGCCGACGCCGTCATCAACGTCCGTTTCGCGACCTCGATGATCATGCAGGGCGCGGCCGAGATCATCGCCTACGGCACGGCCGTCACCCTGGAGTGA
- the selB gene encoding selenocysteine-specific translation elongation factor, which yields MKPHVIVGTSGHIDHGKSTLVRALTGIDPGTLPEEKARGLTIELGFVFLDDPDYEKQIVFIDVPGHEKFVRTMAAGASNVDAALLIVAADEGVNVQTREHFDILRLLEIPAGIVVPTKIDLADEARSREVEAEIRALVAGSFLDGAPILPVSAATGEGMDKLRTALRDLGRSVRPREDRGLFRMPIDRVFVLQGFGTVVAGTVLGGEVRVGDKVEIYPDGLTARVRNIHVHGEIREKAGIGLRTALNLMDLKKDDLRRGQCAARPGTLEPTERLDLRLRVLERYGKDVKNRERVRIHVGTDEIIARLAILDRGVLRPGETAPVQAFLESPTAALPGDRFVVRAFSPQATLGGGRVVDARPARHRRLDDRVIDGLKRLEGGLEDAVEETVRKCGFGACGVLDAARSLGADAGDVERAAETLCGADRLVRVPGERGVLYIHPEAFRLLSEKTAGLVKAYLEKNPHRPAMPFAELRAEFLKWSGPGVFPAVLDALCRSGVLEKKDRDVGLPGRDRDPDRKRREAQDRVELIYRRAGLAAPLEEDVMREAGLQPRFFREILYELARTGVIVRLGPKVTYHRDALARAREAVSDRIRRTGGITIAELRDKLDLSRKYACAILEYFDKIGFTRRSGDRHVLK from the coding sequence GTGAAACCCCATGTCATCGTCGGAACGTCCGGCCACATCGACCATGGAAAATCCACGCTCGTCAGGGCCCTGACGGGGATCGACCCCGGCACTCTCCCCGAAGAGAAGGCGCGCGGCCTGACCATCGAACTCGGCTTCGTCTTCCTCGACGATCCCGACTACGAAAAGCAGATCGTCTTCATCGACGTGCCCGGGCACGAAAAATTCGTCCGGACCATGGCCGCGGGTGCAAGCAACGTCGATGCCGCCCTGCTGATCGTTGCGGCCGACGAGGGCGTCAACGTCCAGACGAGGGAGCATTTCGATATTCTCCGTCTTCTCGAGATTCCGGCCGGAATCGTCGTCCCGACCAAGATCGATCTGGCCGACGAAGCCCGAAGCCGCGAGGTCGAGGCCGAGATCCGGGCCCTTGTCGCCGGGAGTTTCCTGGACGGGGCACCCATTCTGCCGGTGTCCGCGGCGACGGGCGAGGGGATGGACAAGCTTCGGACGGCGCTCCGCGATCTCGGCCGGTCCGTCCGGCCCCGCGAGGACCGCGGCCTCTTCCGCATGCCCATCGACCGGGTGTTCGTCCTGCAGGGCTTCGGCACGGTCGTCGCCGGCACCGTCCTCGGCGGCGAGGTCCGGGTCGGAGACAAGGTCGAGATCTATCCCGATGGGTTGACCGCCCGGGTGAGGAACATCCACGTCCACGGGGAGATCCGCGAAAAGGCCGGAATCGGCCTGAGGACGGCCCTCAACCTCATGGACTTGAAGAAGGACGATCTCCGGCGCGGCCAGTGCGCGGCCAGGCCGGGAACCCTGGAGCCGACGGAGCGTCTCGATCTCCGTCTCCGCGTTCTTGAACGCTACGGGAAGGACGTCAAGAACAGGGAGCGTGTCCGGATCCACGTCGGCACGGACGAGATCATTGCCCGGCTGGCCATCCTCGACAGGGGCGTTCTGCGGCCGGGAGAGACGGCGCCCGTCCAGGCTTTTCTGGAATCGCCGACCGCGGCCCTGCCCGGCGACCGGTTCGTCGTCCGGGCCTTCTCGCCCCAGGCGACGCTCGGGGGCGGCCGCGTCGTCGACGCCCGGCCGGCCCGGCACCGGCGCCTGGACGACCGGGTCATCGATGGTTTGAAGAGGCTCGAAGGCGGGCTCGAGGACGCCGTTGAGGAGACCGTCCGGAAGTGCGGTTTCGGAGCCTGCGGCGTGTTGGATGCGGCCCGGTCTCTGGGGGCGGACGCCGGCGACGTCGAGCGGGCGGCTGAGACGCTCTGCGGCGCGGACCGCCTGGTCCGTGTTCCGGGCGAAAGAGGCGTCCTTTACATTCATCCGGAAGCGTTCCGGTTGCTTTCGGAGAAGACGGCCGGGTTGGTCAAGGCTTACCTGGAAAAAAACCCGCACCGGCCGGCCATGCCCTTCGCCGAACTGCGGGCCGAGTTCCTGAAGTGGAGCGGACCGGGTGTTTTCCCGGCCGTTCTCGACGCTCTCTGCCGGTCGGGAGTCCTGGAAAAAAAGGATCGCGACGTCGGACTGCCGGGCCGGGACCGGGATCCCGACCGCAAACGGCGGGAGGCGCAGGACCGGGTGGAGCTCATTTACCGGCGGGCGGGTCTCGCCGCGCCGCTTGAAGAGGACGTCATGCGCGAGGCCGGGCTCCAGCCGAGGTTTTTCCGCGAGATCTTATACGAGCTCGCCCGGACCGGCGTCATCGTCCGGCTCGGTCCCAAGGTCACTTATCACCGGGACGCGCTGGCCCGGGCCCGGGAAGCCGTGTCCGACCGGATCCGGCGGACGGGCGGCATCACCATCGCCGAGCTCAGGGATAAGCTCGATCTTTCGCGGAAGTACGCCTGCGCCATCCTGGAATATTTCGACAAGATCGGGTTCACCCGGCGCTCCGGCGACCGGCATGTGCTAAAATGA
- a CDS encoding redoxin domain-containing protein — translation MSKKMHWFWVLAPGILILVIGLGGCKKDTPTGPGETGIELSGRIQDGTAGAAGTSGTTEVGMLSVTAPVSGVDVYLSWGGAQKTATASDGSFAFKNLPAGNYIITPSRKGFAFNPSNYEAGATTRKDLNFTAAAASTGTEVNNVARNFTANNQSGQSVSLWDHHGKVVLLDFTADWCTPCREKAETAEAFYQQFRDKGFMYILVVIDGDPANWANTYKLTFPVLNDNSQAIYNHFRKTSIPLPHVLDRNMTIRYKKEGWNKSEVEDVIRKYL, via the coding sequence ATGAGCAAAAAAATGCATTGGTTTTGGGTCTTGGCTCCGGGGATTCTGATCCTCGTGATCGGCCTGGGCGGCTGCAAGAAGGACACTCCGACGGGACCCGGGGAGACCGGAATCGAACTCAGCGGCCGGATCCAGGATGGCACAGCCGGAGCGGCCGGAACGTCCGGTACGACAGAGGTCGGGATGCTTTCCGTCACGGCGCCCGTCTCCGGAGTCGACGTCTATCTGTCCTGGGGCGGGGCGCAAAAGACGGCCACGGCCTCCGACGGCTCGTTCGCCTTTAAAAACCTGCCGGCCGGAAATTACATCATCACCCCGTCCCGGAAAGGCTTCGCTTTCAATCCGTCGAATTACGAGGCGGGCGCCACAACCCGCAAGGATCTGAATTTCACCGCGGCGGCCGCGTCGACCGGGACGGAGGTCAACAATGTGGCCAGGAACTTCACGGCCAACAACCAGTCCGGTCAATCCGTCTCTCTCTGGGATCATCACGGCAAGGTCGTCCTCCTCGATTTCACCGCCGACTGGTGCACACCCTGCCGCGAGAAGGCGGAGACGGCCGAGGCCTTCTACCAGCAGTTCAGGGACAAGGGCTTCATGTACATCCTGGTCGTCATCGACGGCGATCCCGCAAACTGGGCGAACACCTACAAGCTGACATTCCCCGTCCTCAACGACAACAGCCAGGCCATTTATAATCACTTCCGCAAGACATCCATTCCGCTTCCCCATGTCCTGGACCGGAACATGACCATCCGCTACAAGAAGGAAGGGTGGAACAAGAGCGAAGTCGAGGATGTCATCCGCAAGTATCTGTGA
- the rlmB gene encoding 23S rRNA (guanosine(2251)-2'-O)-methyltransferase RlmB, with the protein MMDRIERIHPILEALRSEPGRINKILVARDDVRGRTGEIVRRARECRVPVFPVPKAKLDRISPHHQGAVAFLAPKAFASLDDAVKAVSPAFLVLLDGVEDPRNIGAVIRSAECAGAGGVVLPERRSAGLTESAAVSSAGAWEHLPVARVANLAQAMDELRGLGVWLVGCEGGAREPWHAFDYTLPVAIVLGSEGRGLRPLVRAKCDKLLSIPMFGRVNSLNISAAAAVFLFEAVRQRTQKTHTRNTGK; encoded by the coding sequence ATGATGGACAGGATCGAGCGCATCCATCCCATCCTGGAGGCTCTCCGTTCGGAGCCTGGGAGAATCAATAAGATCCTCGTCGCCCGGGACGACGTCCGCGGACGAACCGGGGAAATCGTCCGGCGGGCCCGGGAGTGCCGCGTCCCTGTCTTTCCGGTTCCCAAAGCCAAGCTCGACCGCATATCGCCGCACCACCAGGGCGCCGTCGCCTTCCTCGCACCCAAGGCCTTCGCCTCGCTGGACGATGCCGTCAAGGCCGTATCGCCGGCTTTCCTGGTTCTCCTCGACGGCGTGGAAGACCCCCGGAACATCGGCGCCGTCATCCGCAGCGCCGAGTGCGCCGGTGCCGGAGGTGTGGTTCTTCCTGAACGCCGGTCGGCCGGGCTGACCGAATCGGCGGCCGTCTCTTCGGCCGGCGCCTGGGAACACCTTCCGGTCGCCCGCGTCGCCAACCTGGCCCAGGCCATGGACGAGCTCCGCGGGCTCGGCGTCTGGCTCGTCGGCTGCGAAGGCGGCGCCCGGGAACCCTGGCACGCTTTCGACTATACCCTCCCCGTCGCGATCGTCCTCGGCTCGGAGGGGCGGGGCCTCCGCCCTCTCGTCCGCGCCAAGTGCGACAAACTCCTCTCCATCCCCATGTTCGGCCGGGTCAATTCTCTCAACATTTCCGCCGCGGCGGCTGTTTTTCTTTTCGAGGCCGTCCGCCAACGGACCCAAAAAACGCACACACGCAACACCGGAAAATGA
- the selA gene encoding L-seryl-tRNA(Sec) selenium transferase gives MRPGDGSPDGAAPDRMVLRRIPSVDAVLRDGAAVRLAEKYGSGAASDAVREALAGLRARIAGGDAPAEDAAFSPDAVASAAEGILVARRSPSLRPAINATGVVIHTGLGRAVLSEAAVEALRAVSAGCCNLAVDAESGKRGDRDAHTEDLLCRLTGAEAATVVNNNAAATVLILNTLAAGREVVVSRGQLVEIGGSFRMPDVMTASGAVLREVGTTNRTKLSDYEQAIGERTGALLRVHHSNYRIIGFTGEPGIGELVALGRKHGLPVVDDLGSGALVDLASFGISSEPLVRDSLTAGADAVCFSGDKLLGGPQCGIIAGREEAVRRIKKNPLKRAFRVGKLTIAALEATLKLFLDPETVARIHPVYRMLALKPADLVRRGRKLVRGVSARIDERVASAALEDGASEVGSGSVPAETLPTKLLTVRPRKTSAEDLARRLRRNDPPVFARIHRDAVLFDLRTIRPDEDAVVLQAVYRALET, from the coding sequence ATGAGGCCCGGAGACGGATCGCCGGACGGAGCTGCACCGGACCGCATGGTCCTGCGCCGCATCCCATCCGTGGACGCCGTGCTCCGGGACGGGGCGGCCGTCCGCCTTGCGGAAAAGTACGGCTCCGGGGCGGCGAGTGACGCCGTCCGCGAGGCGCTGGCCGGGCTGAGAGCGCGGATCGCCGGCGGAGACGCGCCTGCGGAGGATGCGGCCTTTTCGCCGGATGCCGTCGCCTCGGCAGCCGAGGGAATCCTGGTGGCGCGCCGATCGCCTTCTCTCCGCCCGGCCATCAATGCGACAGGCGTCGTCATTCACACCGGGCTCGGGCGGGCCGTTCTGTCAGAAGCGGCCGTCGAAGCCCTGCGTGCCGTTTCAGCCGGCTGCTGCAACCTGGCCGTCGATGCCGAATCCGGAAAACGCGGCGACCGCGACGCCCACACCGAAGACCTGCTTTGCCGCCTGACCGGGGCCGAGGCGGCCACCGTCGTCAACAACAATGCCGCGGCCACGGTTCTCATCCTGAACACCCTGGCCGCCGGGCGCGAGGTCGTCGTCTCCCGGGGTCAGCTTGTCGAAATCGGCGGCTCTTTCCGGATGCCCGACGTCATGACGGCGAGCGGCGCCGTCCTCCGCGAGGTCGGAACGACCAACCGGACGAAGCTTTCCGACTATGAGCAGGCAATCGGGGAGCGGACAGGGGCTCTTCTCCGCGTCCACCACAGCAACTATCGGATCATCGGCTTTACCGGGGAGCCGGGAATCGGAGAGCTTGTCGCCCTTGGCCGGAAACATGGTCTTCCGGTCGTCGATGATCTGGGAAGCGGAGCCCTCGTCGACCTCGCGTCTTTCGGGATTTCATCCGAGCCGCTCGTCCGGGACAGCCTGACTGCCGGGGCGGACGCGGTCTGCTTCAGCGGCGACAAGCTTCTCGGCGGTCCCCAGTGCGGAATCATCGCCGGCCGGGAAGAGGCTGTCCGCCGGATCAAGAAAAATCCCCTCAAGCGCGCCTTCCGCGTCGGCAAACTGACGATCGCCGCCCTGGAAGCGACTCTCAAACTCTTTCTCGACCCGGAGACGGTCGCTCGGATCCATCCGGTCTACCGCATGCTGGCATTGAAGCCGGCCGATCTCGTCCGGCGCGGCCGGAAGCTCGTGCGGGGGGTCTCCGCCCGGATCGATGAACGCGTCGCCTCGGCCGCCCTGGAAGACGGCGCCTCCGAGGTCGGGAGCGGATCCGTTCCGGCCGAGACGCTGCCGACCAAACTTCTGACCGTCCGGCCGAGGAAAACTTCGGCCGAGGATTTGGCGCGCCGGTTGAGGCGGAACGACCCGCCCGTATTCGCCCGCATCCACAGGGACGCCGTGCTCTTCGATCTCCGGACGATCCGGCCGGACGAGGACGCCGTCGTCCTTCAGGCCGTCTACCGGGCGTTGGAGACTTGA
- a CDS encoding TlpA disulfide reductase family protein: MHRLIVMTAAVVALAAPVSAQKAIDFALRDLDGNTVRLSDHIGEKVILVDFWATWCVPCVKELPHFQRFHETYSDKGLLILAITVDGPESVAMVRPFMSRYNYTFPVLLDTESRVIALYNPRVVLPYRFLVDRQGNIRHTHTGYSPGDEISLEKQIQELLEPEEEGRIRRFSFHASDALLNRNFSDADYVDRTRGGRASQIINQLDLTLSRGAFMAGARLDANLDFSPWQDEVSLAKRFLEFNTRSLSVRAGDFYHTVGRGLAFSVLKTFEKEGLEYIIDTTVDGGKLAFSHKEYSAELFGGWLDREDSDVKDRVLGGALGRRIGGLVDVKAQIVHADLERGSFFNTERATMESLSLDLPNFRDKLKFFGEFLLLQKKMHYVEDTVRGHGLYLESGLFLKNLSFLLEFKDYKNLDFEYNRPPLLEPEPVAILANQFAVSSKNVTAIAGRVDYYFPKRSLLAFGRYAHFRDTPVTQPRTIHHTFLGLEKKFGETGWVNVLGGFRREETESLVFYYTHGDTWHGQANVSLPLTSRLSLEAYLEAKDFDGRHFDYRETRSSFSVHHSPWIVLTLFYDRSTDPEVLFFKNKKDWWGSQVEFKLSRWGNVKVFYGAIKGGVKCAGGACKFFPPFEGLRIDLLFRL; encoded by the coding sequence ATGCACCGTCTTATCGTCATGACGGCGGCGGTTGTCGCCCTTGCGGCTCCGGTGTCCGCCCAGAAAGCCATCGATTTCGCCCTGAGGGACCTTGACGGAAACACCGTCCGCCTGAGCGACCACATCGGCGAAAAGGTCATCCTCGTCGATTTCTGGGCAACTTGGTGCGTCCCCTGTGTCAAGGAGCTGCCCCATTTCCAGAGATTCCACGAGACCTATTCAGACAAGGGCCTTCTCATCCTGGCCATAACCGTGGACGGCCCGGAAAGCGTGGCCATGGTCCGGCCCTTCATGAGCCGCTACAACTACACGTTCCCGGTTCTTCTCGATACGGAATCCCGGGTCATCGCCCTCTACAATCCGAGGGTGGTCCTCCCTTACCGCTTTCTGGTCGACAGACAGGGGAACATCCGGCACACCCACACCGGTTACAGTCCCGGAGACGAGATCTCCTTGGAGAAGCAAATCCAGGAATTGCTGGAACCCGAGGAAGAAGGCCGGATCCGCCGGTTTTCCTTCCACGCCTCGGATGCGCTGCTGAACAGAAATTTCAGCGACGCCGACTATGTCGACCGAACCCGCGGAGGCAGGGCCTCCCAGATTATCAACCAGCTGGACCTGACCCTGAGCCGGGGGGCCTTCATGGCCGGGGCGCGACTCGACGCCAACCTCGACTTTTCCCCCTGGCAGGACGAGGTCTCGCTGGCCAAGCGCTTCCTGGAATTCAACACCCGGAGCCTGTCCGTCCGGGCCGGGGATTTCTATCACACCGTCGGCCGGGGCTTGGCCTTCAGCGTCCTCAAGACTTTCGAAAAGGAGGGCCTCGAATACATCATCGACACGACGGTCGACGGCGGCAAACTCGCTTTCTCCCACAAGGAATATTCCGCCGAGCTGTTTGGGGGTTGGCTCGACCGCGAGGACTCCGACGTCAAGGACCGCGTCCTCGGCGGCGCCCTGGGCCGGCGGATCGGCGGGCTTGTGGACGTCAAGGCCCAGATCGTCCATGCCGACCTCGAAAGAGGCTCGTTTTTCAACACGGAGCGGGCCACCATGGAATCCTTGAGCCTCGACCTGCCGAATTTCCGCGACAAGCTGAAGTTCTTCGGGGAATTCCTGCTTCTTCAGAAAAAGATGCACTACGTCGAGGACACCGTCCGGGGCCACGGCCTCTACCTCGAATCGGGGCTCTTCCTCAAGAACCTCTCCTTTCTCCTCGAATTCAAGGACTACAAGAACCTGGATTTTGAATACAACCGCCCTCCGCTCCTCGAACCCGAACCGGTGGCGATCCTGGCCAACCAGTTCGCCGTGAGCTCGAAGAACGTCACCGCGATCGCCGGGAGGGTCGACTATTATTTCCCCAAGCGTTCCCTCCTGGCATTCGGGAGATACGCACACTTCCGGGATACTCCCGTCACCCAACCGAGGACCATCCACCACACCTTCCTCGGCCTGGAAAAGAAATTCGGGGAGACGGGCTGGGTCAACGTCCTGGGCGGTTTCCGTCGCGAGGAGACCGAATCTCTCGTCTTCTATTACACCCACGGCGACACATGGCACGGCCAGGCGAATGTCAGCTTGCCCCTGACCTCCCGGTTAAGCCTGGAGGCGTATCTCGAAGCCAAAGACTTCGACGGCCGCCATTTCGATTACAGGGAAACCCGCTCCTCGTTCTCCGTCCACCATTCGCCCTGGATCGTTCTGACCCTGTTCTACGACCGGTCGACGGACCCCGAGGTGCTGTTTTTCAAGAACAAGAAAGACTGGTGGGGCAGCCAGGTCGAATTCAAGCTCTCCCGATGGGGAAACGTCAAGGTGTTCTACGGCGCGATCAAGGGCGGCGTGAAATGCGCCGGCGGGGCCTGCAAGTTCTTCCCGCCGTTCGAGGGTCTGAGGATCGACCTTCTCTTCAGGCTCTGA